A stretch of Candidatus Thermokryptus mobilis DNA encodes these proteins:
- a CDS encoding site-2 protease family protein translates to MSGSEFYQLFSYREYRPNYALHLLLFVVTFLTVAIAGVQWILKDPYELSNLHLGLPYALSILFIIASHEFGHYFAAKRHGVVTTLPFFIPFPPIPFVLNFGTLGAIIRIKSVVPNKKALFDIGVAGPISGFIATLLVLIYGFLNLPDVEYLYQIHPEYRFLPTLPKGDLTFGDTLLFLIFKKFFSLINPDAFIPPMNEIYHYPYLCAGWFGLLVTAMNLIPIGQLDGGHIIFAMFGENHKYIARGFFYSLIVLGLFGIFEQNIGWPGWLVWALVLYFVVKIEHPPVGTFGVLDNKRKIIGWITIAIFILSISPVPITIK, encoded by the coding sequence ATGAGTGGTTCTGAATTTTATCAACTTTTTAGCTATCGGGAATATAGACCAAATTACGCACTTCATTTGCTTTTGTTTGTGGTAACTTTCCTAACAGTTGCGATCGCTGGAGTGCAATGGATATTAAAAGACCCATATGAGTTGAGTAATTTACATCTTGGATTGCCTTACGCTCTCTCAATTCTTTTCATAATCGCCTCACATGAATTCGGACATTACTTTGCAGCTAAAAGACACGGTGTTGTAACAACGCTTCCCTTCTTTATTCCTTTCCCTCCTATTCCATTTGTCCTAAACTTTGGAACACTCGGTGCGATCATAAGGATAAAATCAGTTGTCCCTAACAAAAAGGCGTTGTTTGATATAGGGGTTGCCGGTCCAATTTCGGGATTTATTGCTACTTTACTTGTGCTAATTTATGGATTTTTAAACTTGCCTGATGTGGAATATCTTTATCAAATTCATCCTGAGTATCGCTTTCTCCCAACGCTTCCGAAAGGCGATTTAACATTTGGAGATACATTGCTATTTTTGATTTTTAAAAAATTTTTCTCTTTAATAAATCCCGATGCTTTTATCCCCCCGATGAATGAAATTTATCATTATCCGTATTTATGCGCTGGTTGGTTTGGTCTTCTTGTAACCGCTATGAACTTAATCCCGATTGGGCAACTTGATGGCGGACATATAATTTTTGCCATGTTTGGTGAAAACCATAAATATATAGCCAGAGGCTTCTTTTACAGCCTTATCGTCCTTGGTTTATTTGGAATTTTTGAACAAAATATCGGCTGGCCAGGTTGGCTTGTGTGGGCACTGGTTTTATATTTTGTTGTAAAAATAGAACATCCACCAGTCGGAACTTTTGGTGTGCTTGATAATAAAAGAAAAATAATTGGTTGGATAACAATCGCAATATTTATTCTTTCAATTTCTCCTGTTCCCATAACAATAAAGTGA